Proteins found in one Drosophila innubila isolate TH190305 chromosome X, UK_Dinn_1.0, whole genome shotgun sequence genomic segment:
- the LOC117792156 gene encoding uncharacterized protein LOC117792156, whose amino-acid sequence MTSLFSQLIVGLILLVYAAAEEKAYNVELNSFEKNEKFEDDAKWVDWGDLRMKKVSKNKFTLTGSFDFNMNMGDEQKLSMQVFAYDDTTAEKGPLVMNVNKPFCQFINEDEDTYPYLQKKSDLPEQGNCPFPKGHYTIDKYELETTFLPDDAPKGDYLIELNVLDKDIPVTGVVASVTLT is encoded by the exons ATGACTAGTTTATTTAGTCAATTGATAGTTGGGTTGATACTATTGGTTTATGCTGCAGCCGAGGAGAAAGCCTATAATGTTGAATTGAACTCGTttgaaaaaaacgaaaaatttgagGACGATGCCAAGTGGGTCGATTGGGGAGATCTGCGTATGAAGAAGGTGTCAAAGAATAAGTTCACCCTCACTGGCAGCTTTGATTTCAATATGAACATGGGCGATGAGCAGAAG TTATCGATGCAAGTGTTTGCCTACGATGATACAACAGCGGAGAAAGGTCCATTGGTCATGAATGTGAACAAACCATTCTGTCAGTTCATCAATGAAGACGAGGATACGTATCCATATCTGCAGAAGAAATCCGATTTGCCAGAACAGGGCAATTGTCCCTTTCCCAAGGGCCACTATACAATTGATAAATATGAGCTGGAGACAACCTTCCTGCCCGACGATGCACCCAAGGGTGACTATCTTATCGAGTTGAATGTCCTCGATAAGGATATTCCCGTTACCGGCGTTGTTGCCTCTGTCACCTTGACCTAA
- the LOC117793839 gene encoding uncharacterized protein LOC117793839, which produces MQRTSTRFFGCMWQQLSMPHLLTLRHLQSSKMRSRHLASRSSGKVPTKGTNKTTSTTTTTTMQRDTAPRPIMREDNMWKDPQQLDTKWLSPRDPRRYRPDFKQTEPHSLRKQFMRSPDERTRDAMGRDWEAAIQFNENRRRQALLAYQQRNQDKLDKQYSRNNSGRRTKSKYSSKNAKDRKVGPPYDKHDED; this is translated from the coding sequence ATGCAACGTACATCGACTCGGTTCTTTGGCTGCATGTGGCAGCAGTTATCCATGCCACATCTCTTGACGTTGCGCCATCTACAATCCTCCAAGATGCGCTCACGCCATCTGGCGTCGCGTAGCTCTGGCAAGGTTCCCACAAAAGGAACGAACAAGACGACATccacgacgacaacgacgacgatgcAACGAGATACCGCACCACGACCCATAATGCGCGAGGATAACATGTGGAAGGATCCACAGCAGTTGGACACCAAATGGCTAAGTCCCCGCGATCCCCGTCGCTATAGACCCGACTTTAAACAAACCGAACCCCATTCGCTGCGCAAACAATTCATGCGCAGCCCCGACGAGAGAACCCGAGATGCCATGGGCCGTGATTGGGAGGCGGCGATTCAATTCAATGAGAACCGTCGCCGTCAGGCGCTATTGGCCTATCAGCAACGTAATCAGGATAAGTTGGATAAACAGTACAGTAGAAATAATTCTGGCCGACGAACCAAATCCAAATACTCCAGCAAGAATGCCAAGGATCGTAAAGTTGGCCCGCCATACGATAAACACGACGAGGATTAA